Genomic DNA from Alicyclobacillus fastidiosus:
CAGCGCTGGGGGTGGAAGTCCGGCACGGCGATTTCGACAGCCCGGAAACGTTGGCTGCCGCTTTTGCGGGCATTGACCGCCTGTTGATCATATCCGCAGATGGGGACAACGAAACGAGAATTCGACAGCATACGAATGCTGTTCGTGCGGCAGAGCAGGCGCAAGTTGGTTTCATCGCTTACACCAGTTTAGCCAATGCCAGTGGCAGCGGGATGTTCCTGGCGCCGCCGCATCGAGCCGCGGAAGAGGCCATTTTGAAAACTGGTATTCCGTATTCGTTTTTGAGAAACAACTGGTATTTGGAGAACGAGATCGCGAGCATTCAAGGTGTTATCGCCGGGGCTCCTTGGGTCACAGCAGCGGGTTCTGGAAAAGTGGGCTGGGCGCTGCAGCAGGATTATGCCGAGGCAGCAGCGGCGGTACTTTCCGGGGCCGGGCACGAGAATACCATCTACGAACTCTCAGGCAAGCTGCTTACCCAGGCGGAGCTGGCCGAGGCTGTTGGTGACGTGTTGGGTAAACAAGTGTCGGTGCAACAGGTAGATGACGATACGTACGCCGAGATCATGAAAGGTGCGGGAGTCCCCGACTTTGTCATTCCTATCCTCGCAGGAATTCAACAGGGGATTCGGGAAGGTACGCTGGAAATCGAGAGCGAAGACTTTGCAAAGGTGCTCGGACGACCATTGACGCCGATTCGCGACGCGCTTCGTCAAATCATCCGTCAGATCTCGAACTAAACCCTGGAGTCAGAGAAAGGCCCCTAAATCCACAGCTCACGTGGATTTAGGGGCCTTTTGGCAGAAGGTGATCAGCCGAGAGCTTTCTTGGGTACAGCCGGAACTTGAATGGCATTCGGGATGTCATCTTGCCTAACTTTAAAGCTTGGTTCGTACTTTGAGGGATCCGTAAATTGATCCGCCTCCGTAGAACGCCACGTGTAGAAACAAATCGGACAGGAATAGACTGT
This window encodes:
- a CDS encoding SDR family oxidoreductase, translated to MKMLVTGATGKLGTKVVEALLKSVPADQLAVSVRTPEKAKGLAALGVEVRHGDFDSPETLAAAFAGIDRLLIISADGDNETRIRQHTNAVRAAEQAQVGFIAYTSLANASGSGMFLAPPHRAAEEAILKTGIPYSFLRNNWYLENEIASIQGVIAGAPWVTAAGSGKVGWALQQDYAEAAAAVLSGAGHENTIYELSGKLLTQAELAEAVGDVLGKQVSVQQVDDDTYAEIMKGAGVPDFVIPILAGIQQGIREGTLEIESEDFAKVLGRPLTPIRDALRQIIRQISN
- a CDS encoding non-oxidative hydroxyarylic acid decarboxylases subunit D, with protein sequence MTMCPRCDSLKAEAVAESPVKGAWTVYSCPICFYTWRSTEADQFTDPSKYEPSFKVRQDDIPNAIQVPAVPKKALG